In Amia ocellicauda isolate fAmiCal2 chromosome 7, fAmiCal2.hap1, whole genome shotgun sequence, one genomic interval encodes:
- the LOC136753658 gene encoding protein-serine O-palmitoleoyltransferase porcupine isoform X2 — protein sequence MPAFSRQEFFQELAEGCLLPTAQQGLEQVWQLLVICLACRLLWRLGLPSYLKHLITVVGGFYSLYLFFELHMVWVVLLSLLCYLILFLCRHSNNRGTFLSVTILIYLLMGELHMMDTATWHKMRGSQMVVAMKAISLAFDLDRGTVPTVPSPVEFMGYIYFVGTVIFGPWISFNSYKEAIESRKLSFAWLLKVCTSWIKCQICLIISNCIAPYLFPYFIPIYGDRLLRKWLHAYENAVSFHFSNYFVSYLSETTSTLAGAGFTEDKDNLKWDMTVARPLNVELPRSMVEVVTSWNLPMSRWLNTYVFKSALRLGTFPAILVTYTASALLHGLSFHLGAVLLSLGFITYVEHVLRRRLGTIFSACILSRRCPPDCNHQNKKNIWVYVINMVFSALSIFHLAYLGSLFDSDVDDMDTDEGYVANHTIQKWSELSWASHWVTFGCWVFYRLIR from the exons ATGCCAGCGTTCAGTCGCCAGGAGTTCTTCCAGGAGTTGGCGGAGGGCTGCCTGCTGCCCACTGCCCAGCAGGGCCTGGAGCAGGTGTGGCAGCTTCTGGTCATCTGCCTGGCATGCCGCCTCCTATGGAGACTAG GCCTGCCTTCCTATCTGAAGCACCTGATCACAGTGGTCGGTGGCTTTTACTCCCTCTACCTGTTCTTTGAGCTGCACATGGTCTGGGTCGTCCTGCTCAGCCTCCTCTGCTACCTCATCCTCTTCCTGTGCCGCCACTCCAACAACCGCGGCACCTTCCTGTCGGTCACAATCCTCATCTACCTGCTGATGGG AGAGCTGCATATGATGGACACCGCTACCTGGCACAAAATGAGAG GCTCCCAGATGGTCGTGGCTATGAAGGCAATTTCTCTGGCCTTTGACCTGGACCGCGGTACAGTGCCCACTGTACCCTCGCCCGTGGAGTTCATGGGCTATATCTACTTCGTGGGCACAGTTATCTTCGGACCCTGGATCAGTTTCAACAGCTACAAGGAGGCCATTGAGAGCCGCAAGCTG AGTTTTGCGTGGCTTCTGAAAGTCTGTACCAGCTGGATTAAGTGTCAAATCTGCCTCATCATCTCCAACTGCATCGCCCCCTACCTCTTCCCCTACTTCATTCCAATCTATGGGGACCGCCTACTGCGCAA GTGGCTCCACGCCTACGAGAACGCAGTCTCCTTCCACTTCAGCAACTACTTTGTGAGCTACCTGAGTGAGACCACCAGCACCCTGGCCGGAGCGGGCTTCACAGAGGACAAGGACAACCTCAAGTG GGATATGACAGTGGCCAGGCCATTGAATGTGGAGCTGCCCAGGTCCATGGTAGAGGTCGTGACCTCTTGGAATCTGCCCATGTCTCGCTGGCTCAACACAT ATGTTTTCAAAAGTGCATTGCGACTCGGCACGTTTCCTGCCATCCTGGTCACCTACACCGCCAGCGCTCTCCTGCAT GGTCTCAGCTTCCATCTGGGGGCTGTGCTTTTGTCTCTGGGCTTCATCACCTATGTGGAACACG TTCTGCGCAGGAGACTGGGCACTATCTTCAGCGCGTGCATCCTGTCCCGACGATGTCCGCCAGACTGCAATCACCAGAATAAGAAG AACATATGGGTGTATGTGATCAATATGGTTTTCAGTGCCCTGTCTATCTTTCACCTGGCGTACCTGGGCTCCCTGTTTGACTCTGATGTGGATGACATGGACACAGACGAG GGCTATGTGGCCAACCACACTATACAGAAGTGGTCGGAGCTGAGCTGGGCGAGCCACTGGGTGACCTTCGGCTGCTGGGTGTTCTACCGTCTGATCCGCTGA
- the LOC136753658 gene encoding protein-serine O-palmitoleoyltransferase porcupine isoform X1, which yields MPAFSRQEFFQELAEGCLLPTAQQGLEQVWQLLVICLACRLLWRLGLPSYLKHLITVVGGFYSLYLFFELHMVWVVLLSLLCYLILFLCRHSNNRGTFLSVTILIYLLMGELHMMDTATWHKMRGSQMVVAMKAISLAFDLDRGTVPTVPSPVEFMGYIYFVGTVIFGPWISFNSYKEAIESRKLSFAWLLKVCTSWIKCQICLIISNCIAPYLFPYFIPIYGDRLLRKKKKRKNRGSVARWLHAYENAVSFHFSNYFVSYLSETTSTLAGAGFTEDKDNLKWDMTVARPLNVELPRSMVEVVTSWNLPMSRWLNTYVFKSALRLGTFPAILVTYTASALLHGLSFHLGAVLLSLGFITYVEHVLRRRLGTIFSACILSRRCPPDCNHQNKKNIWVYVINMVFSALSIFHLAYLGSLFDSDVDDMDTDEGYVANHTIQKWSELSWASHWVTFGCWVFYRLIR from the exons ATGCCAGCGTTCAGTCGCCAGGAGTTCTTCCAGGAGTTGGCGGAGGGCTGCCTGCTGCCCACTGCCCAGCAGGGCCTGGAGCAGGTGTGGCAGCTTCTGGTCATCTGCCTGGCATGCCGCCTCCTATGGAGACTAG GCCTGCCTTCCTATCTGAAGCACCTGATCACAGTGGTCGGTGGCTTTTACTCCCTCTACCTGTTCTTTGAGCTGCACATGGTCTGGGTCGTCCTGCTCAGCCTCCTCTGCTACCTCATCCTCTTCCTGTGCCGCCACTCCAACAACCGCGGCACCTTCCTGTCGGTCACAATCCTCATCTACCTGCTGATGGG AGAGCTGCATATGATGGACACCGCTACCTGGCACAAAATGAGAG GCTCCCAGATGGTCGTGGCTATGAAGGCAATTTCTCTGGCCTTTGACCTGGACCGCGGTACAGTGCCCACTGTACCCTCGCCCGTGGAGTTCATGGGCTATATCTACTTCGTGGGCACAGTTATCTTCGGACCCTGGATCAGTTTCAACAGCTACAAGGAGGCCATTGAGAGCCGCAAGCTG AGTTTTGCGTGGCTTCTGAAAGTCTGTACCAGCTGGATTAAGTGTCAAATCTGCCTCATCATCTCCAACTGCATCGCCCCCTACCTCTTCCCCTACTTCATTCCAATCTATGGGGACCGCCTACTGCGCAA GAAAAAGAAACGGAAAAACAG AGGCTCTGTGGCCAG GTGGCTCCACGCCTACGAGAACGCAGTCTCCTTCCACTTCAGCAACTACTTTGTGAGCTACCTGAGTGAGACCACCAGCACCCTGGCCGGAGCGGGCTTCACAGAGGACAAGGACAACCTCAAGTG GGATATGACAGTGGCCAGGCCATTGAATGTGGAGCTGCCCAGGTCCATGGTAGAGGTCGTGACCTCTTGGAATCTGCCCATGTCTCGCTGGCTCAACACAT ATGTTTTCAAAAGTGCATTGCGACTCGGCACGTTTCCTGCCATCCTGGTCACCTACACCGCCAGCGCTCTCCTGCAT GGTCTCAGCTTCCATCTGGGGGCTGTGCTTTTGTCTCTGGGCTTCATCACCTATGTGGAACACG TTCTGCGCAGGAGACTGGGCACTATCTTCAGCGCGTGCATCCTGTCCCGACGATGTCCGCCAGACTGCAATCACCAGAATAAGAAG AACATATGGGTGTATGTGATCAATATGGTTTTCAGTGCCCTGTCTATCTTTCACCTGGCGTACCTGGGCTCCCTGTTTGACTCTGATGTGGATGACATGGACACAGACGAG GGCTATGTGGCCAACCACACTATACAGAAGTGGTCGGAGCTGAGCTGGGCGAGCCACTGGGTGACCTTCGGCTGCTGGGTGTTCTACCGTCTGATCCGCTGA
- the LOC136753661 gene encoding C-type lectin domain family 4 member F isoform X1, translating to MSDEVIYTTVKFASRPKPAGEETDTPGSDVKIVSTPEANKDDKAAPNRWLIIVLAIVCVLVLCVAIILGVLYAGKQSDSESLKAKFDNVSSQMIATEGKYNALKAEKRNLSDTLTALTRLQEEKNSALESENRNLSETLAALRNNHEALAANYTGLVGTHAALEGSLNALKEENRQLSDARTDLQRQLSDLRTRDCKPCPVGWELNDGKCYFFSTDEKNWDESRDDCVRRGGHLAIIGTKQEQAFIKTQINGFMNVGKKKYWIGLTDAAAEGVWCWVDNTPLGKFRIWAQNEPDDWRGENTSGEDCVTIEHEQWYDASCEHLLKRVCETRAVGNPSS from the exons ATGTCAGACGAAGTCATCTACACCACTGTCAAGTTTGCCTCGCGACCAAAACCTGCTGGAGAAGAGACAGATACACCTGGAAGTG ATGTCAAAATAGTTTCCACTCCAGAGGCCAATAAAGATGATAAAGCAGCACCTAACAGATGGCTGATCATTGTCCTGGCTATTGTCTGTGTTCTGGTATTGTGTGTCGCCATCATTCTGGGTGTCCTCT ATGCTGGGAAACAGAGTGATTCTGAATCACTGAAAGCCaagtttgacaatgtctcctcTCAGATGATTGCAACAG AAGGCAAATACAACGCACTGAAAGCTGAGAAGAGAAACCTGTCAGACACCCTCACTGCTCTGACCAGGCTTCAAG AGGAGAAAAACAGTGCACTGGAATCTGAGAACAGGAACCTGTCTGAGACCCTCGCTGCTCTGAGAAACAATCATG AGGCACTGGCAGCTAATTACACAGGACTGGTTGGCACACATGCTGCTCTGGAAGGATCTCTTAATGCACTGAAAGAAGAGAACAGACAACTCAGTGATGCTCGCACTGATCTGCAGAGACAGCTCTCAG ACCTTCGTACCAGAGACTGTAAACCCTGTCCTGTGGGCTGGGAGCTCAACGATGGAAAGTGCTACTTCTTCTCCACTGATGAAAAGAACTGGGATGAGAGTCGTGATGACTGTGTCAGAAGGGGGGGACACTTGGCCATTATAGGCACTAAGCAGGAGCAG GCattcataaaaacacaaatcaatgGTTTTATGAATGTGGGGAAAAAGAAATACTGGATTGGACTGACTGATGCAGCTGCTGAAGGAGTCTGGTGTTGGGTGGACAACACACCTCTCGGGAAATTCAG AATCTGGGCTCAAAATGAGCCTGATGACTGGAGAGGCGAAAACACTTCAGGGGAGGACTGTGTAACTATAGAACATGAACAATGGTATGATGCCTCTTGTGAGCATCTACTGAAACGAGTCTGTGAGACCAGAGCAGTGGGAAACCCTTCATCCTGA
- the LOC136753661 gene encoding asialoglycoprotein receptor 2 isoform X2: MSDEVIYTTVKFASRPKPAGEETDTPGSDVKIVSTPEANKDDKAAPNRWLIIVLAIVCVLVLCVAIILGVLYAGKQSDSESLKAKFDNVSSQMIATEGKYNALKAEKRNLSDTLTALTRLQEALAANYTGLVGTHAALEGSLNALKEENRQLSDARTDLQRQLSDLRTRDCKPCPVGWELNDGKCYFFSTDEKNWDESRDDCVRRGGHLAIIGTKQEQAFIKTQINGFMNVGKKKYWIGLTDAAAEGVWCWVDNTPLGKFRIWAQNEPDDWRGENTSGEDCVTIEHEQWYDASCEHLLKRVCETRAVGNPSS; this comes from the exons ATGTCAGACGAAGTCATCTACACCACTGTCAAGTTTGCCTCGCGACCAAAACCTGCTGGAGAAGAGACAGATACACCTGGAAGTG ATGTCAAAATAGTTTCCACTCCAGAGGCCAATAAAGATGATAAAGCAGCACCTAACAGATGGCTGATCATTGTCCTGGCTATTGTCTGTGTTCTGGTATTGTGTGTCGCCATCATTCTGGGTGTCCTCT ATGCTGGGAAACAGAGTGATTCTGAATCACTGAAAGCCaagtttgacaatgtctcctcTCAGATGATTGCAACAG AAGGCAAATACAACGCACTGAAAGCTGAGAAGAGAAACCTGTCAGACACCCTCACTGCTCTGACCAGGCTTCAAG AGGCACTGGCAGCTAATTACACAGGACTGGTTGGCACACATGCTGCTCTGGAAGGATCTCTTAATGCACTGAAAGAAGAGAACAGACAACTCAGTGATGCTCGCACTGATCTGCAGAGACAGCTCTCAG ACCTTCGTACCAGAGACTGTAAACCCTGTCCTGTGGGCTGGGAGCTCAACGATGGAAAGTGCTACTTCTTCTCCACTGATGAAAAGAACTGGGATGAGAGTCGTGATGACTGTGTCAGAAGGGGGGGACACTTGGCCATTATAGGCACTAAGCAGGAGCAG GCattcataaaaacacaaatcaatgGTTTTATGAATGTGGGGAAAAAGAAATACTGGATTGGACTGACTGATGCAGCTGCTGAAGGAGTCTGGTGTTGGGTGGACAACACACCTCTCGGGAAATTCAG AATCTGGGCTCAAAATGAGCCTGATGACTGGAGAGGCGAAAACACTTCAGGGGAGGACTGTGTAACTATAGAACATGAACAATGGTATGATGCCTCTTGTGAGCATCTACTGAAACGAGTCTGTGAGACCAGAGCAGTGGGAAACCCTTCATCCTGA